Proteins from a genomic interval of Orbaceae bacterium lpD02:
- a CDS encoding thiamine pyrophosphate-binding protein — translation MATKKKVAQILIDVLSEAGVKHCYGVVGDTLNHVTEAIYHSNIEWVHVRHEEVGAFAAGAEAFVTDRLTACAGSCGPGSLHFINGIYEAQRNGAPVILIASQLPTDTLGSDFPQEVDFTNIYKNCSVFCQQVVNAHSARRIFTAAVQAAINQRGVAVIILPVDISKTEVEDVVGYLPQQSRPHLSPDITELKKAVELLEKGKNIGIYAGIGCRYAHDEVVKLAELLNAPIAHTSRAKDFIEHDNPYNVGMTGMFGTKGGFEMIKSCDTLLILGCGFAWSQFYPDNATIIQVDHDATRIGLRHPVDCGVVADVKATLQALMPLLTSRHDHTFLDKYVALYQKAVAKLDKKIVASNEGLIHPQYLVDLLDRYASDDAIFTADVGSSMVWLSRHIHVNGKRRTMTSLKHGTMANAMPQALGLQKAYPQKQVISISGDGGLAMLLGDLLTAIQEKLPIKVVVLNNHSLNFVELEQKGEGLVERYTDLNNPNLAKLAESIGFYGQQVTNAQELEHAVKQLLAHDGPALLDVHTSANELIMPPVTTMSEVKGMALYSAKATLEGKGNDFINLIKDNFIKK, via the coding sequence ATGGCTACAAAGAAAAAGGTAGCTCAGATATTAATTGACGTCTTATCTGAAGCGGGAGTTAAGCACTGTTATGGAGTGGTTGGTGACACATTAAATCATGTGACAGAAGCGATTTATCATAGCAACATTGAGTGGGTACACGTAAGGCATGAAGAAGTTGGCGCATTTGCTGCTGGTGCTGAAGCGTTTGTCACTGATCGATTAACGGCTTGCGCGGGATCTTGCGGGCCGGGAAGTCTACATTTTATCAATGGTATTTATGAAGCACAGCGCAATGGTGCTCCAGTTATTCTCATCGCCAGTCAGCTACCTACAGATACTTTAGGTTCTGATTTTCCTCAAGAAGTTGATTTTACAAATATCTATAAAAACTGTTCAGTATTTTGTCAGCAAGTTGTCAACGCTCATAGCGCTCGGCGGATATTTACCGCAGCAGTACAAGCTGCTATTAATCAGCGGGGTGTCGCGGTAATTATTTTACCTGTTGATATCAGTAAAACCGAGGTTGAGGATGTTGTTGGTTATTTACCTCAGCAATCGCGACCACATTTGTCGCCTGATATTACTGAACTAAAAAAAGCGGTGGAATTGCTAGAAAAGGGGAAAAATATCGGCATTTATGCAGGGATCGGCTGCCGATACGCTCATGATGAAGTCGTTAAACTTGCAGAACTACTCAATGCACCGATTGCCCACACTTCGAGGGCGAAAGATTTTATTGAGCATGATAATCCGTATAATGTTGGCATGACAGGCATGTTTGGTACCAAAGGCGGTTTTGAAATGATCAAGTCATGCGATACATTACTCATTTTAGGATGTGGCTTCGCTTGGTCGCAATTTTATCCGGATAATGCAACCATTATTCAAGTTGATCATGATGCAACCCGTATTGGTTTACGCCATCCTGTTGATTGTGGCGTGGTTGCCGATGTCAAAGCAACATTGCAAGCATTAATGCCATTATTAACGTCAAGGCATGATCATACTTTTTTAGATAAATATGTAGCGCTGTATCAAAAAGCGGTTGCTAAGCTAGATAAAAAAATTGTCGCCTCAAATGAGGGACTGATTCATCCTCAATATTTAGTCGATTTATTAGATCGTTATGCGAGTGATGATGCTATTTTTACCGCTGATGTGGGCTCTTCAATGGTGTGGTTATCAAGACACATTCATGTTAATGGCAAGCGTAGAACCATGACTAGCTTAAAACACGGTACGATGGCAAATGCAATGCCTCAAGCCTTGGGATTACAAAAGGCATATCCACAAAAACAAGTTATTTCGATATCGGGTGATGGTGGACTAGCAATGTTACTTGGCGATTTATTGACGGCAATTCAGGAAAAGCTGCCAATTAAAGTTGTTGTGTTAAATAATCACTCTCTTAATTTTGTTGAATTAGAGCAAAAAGGAGAAGGTTTAGTTGAGCGCTATACTGATCTTAACAACCCAAATTTAGCTAAATTAGCTGAAAGTATAGGATTTTATGGGCAGCAAGTGACTAATGCTCAAGAGCTAGAACACGCTGTTAAGCAATTATTGGCTCATGATGGTCCTGCGCTTTTGGATGTACACACCAGCGCCAATGAACTTATTATGCCACCAGTGACGACCATGAGCGAAGTTAAAGGAATGGCGCTATACAGTGCCAAAGCAACATTAGAGGGCAAAGGGAATGATTTTATTAATTTAATAAAAGATAATTTTATTAAAAAATAA
- the mltA gene encoding murein transglycosylase A, translating into MTNKYLTKFTSTYFSFLILTIVTMVSGCSHYPIEQGQQYLDGPLPANFNLSQPHLGIPVNVDDYLEQVSIIKQTSPSLYKKNKAIYQAIEQWIKSGFTTNELNQVGLSSYQLLGKDDMGNVHLTGYYTPVIKARRKPDARFRYPLYASPLNWQGTLPTREEIYSGVFDGRNLELAYTQSLIDNFIMEVQGSGYIDFENNQSLVFFGYSGKNGHPYKSIGRLLVEQGEIGRDKMSIQAIKAWADKQNEQTVANLLKQNASVVFFQPQDRGSVVGSTGIPLIAKASVASDQSIIPAGSVMLVDVPLLNHKGIYNGQRELRLMVALDVGGAIKGQHLDIYQGIGEQAGHQAGYYNHYGRVWLVKPPANSHLTSPYN; encoded by the coding sequence ATGACAAATAAATATCTTACCAAATTCACCTCAACTTATTTTAGCTTTTTAATCTTAACTATAGTAACAATGGTGAGTGGTTGCAGCCATTATCCAATAGAGCAAGGACAACAATATTTAGATGGACCGCTACCTGCTAATTTTAATTTATCTCAGCCTCATCTTGGTATACCGGTTAATGTCGATGATTATTTGGAGCAAGTTAGTATTATTAAACAAACTTCGCCATCATTGTATAAAAAAAATAAGGCGATTTATCAAGCGATCGAACAGTGGATAAAATCTGGTTTTACGACTAATGAGTTGAATCAAGTTGGTTTAAGCAGCTATCAACTTTTAGGTAAGGATGATATGGGCAATGTTCATCTGACTGGTTATTATACTCCAGTGATTAAAGCGAGACGTAAACCCGATGCACGATTTCGTTACCCTCTCTATGCGAGTCCCCTTAATTGGCAAGGAACGTTACCGACTAGAGAAGAAATTTATAGTGGCGTATTTGATGGGAGAAATCTAGAACTTGCTTATACACAATCATTAATAGATAACTTTATTATGGAAGTTCAAGGTAGCGGTTACATCGATTTTGAAAATAACCAATCACTCGTTTTTTTTGGTTATAGCGGCAAAAATGGTCATCCTTATAAAAGTATTGGTAGGTTGCTTGTTGAGCAGGGCGAAATTGGGCGCGATAAAATGTCTATACAAGCGATTAAAGCTTGGGCTGATAAGCAAAATGAACAAACCGTAGCTAATTTATTAAAACAAAATGCATCGGTTGTTTTTTTTCAGCCTCAAGATCGTGGTTCTGTTGTTGGCTCAACTGGAATCCCGCTAATTGCTAAAGCCTCTGTCGCATCTGACCAATCGATTATTCCAGCCGGTTCGGTGATGTTGGTCGACGTCCCATTACTTAACCATAAAGGAATATATAATGGGCAACGAGAATTACGCTTAATGGTTGCATTAGATGTTGGCGGAGCGATAAAAGGACAACATTTGGATATTTATCAAGGAATAGGCGAGCAAGCGGGTCATCAAGCAGGTTATTATAATCATTATGGTCGAGTTTGGTTAGTCAAACCGCCTGCCAATAGCCACTTAACGAGTCCATATAACTAA